The Brachionichthys hirsutus isolate HB-005 chromosome 3, CSIRO-AGI_Bhir_v1, whole genome shotgun sequence genome has a window encoding:
- the pmvk gene encoding phosphomevalonate kinase, translating into MGDRVSEPELVLVFTGKRKSGKDYVTDLIHSRLGPDVCCVLRLSGPLKQQYAQEHGLDLDLLLGPGLLKEQYRADMIHWGEARRRLDPGFFCRLATGGAWQRVWVVSDARRLSDLQWFWSEFPRQTRTVRVQSSEETRKQRGWSFTTGVDDVESECGLDSGVEFDWIITNDGDAPLLEEQLQPILERAAAAARLWSPPLKQ; encoded by the exons ATGGGGGACCGAGTCTCCGAACCCGAACTGGTTCTGGTCTTCACCGGGAAGCGGAAGTCCGGAAAGGATTACGTGACGGACCTGATCCACAGCCG TTTGGGACCGGATGTCTGCTGCGTCCTGCGTCTGTCTGGACCCCTCAAACAGCAGTACGCTCAG GAACACggcctggacctggacctgctgctggGCCCGGGTCTCCTGAAGGAGCAGTACCGGGCCGACATGATTCACTGGGGAGAAGCCCGGCGACGCCTGGACCCGGGGTTCTTCTGTCGCCTAGCAACCGGCGGCGCATGGCAGCGAGTCTGG gtgGTGAGCGACGCCCGGCGGCTGTCGGACCTGCAGTGGTTCTGGTCCGAGTTCCCTCGACAGACTCGAACTGTCAGAGTTCAAAGTTCAGAAGAAACACGCAAACAGAGGGGGTGGAGCTTCACCACAG GCGTGGACGACGTCGAGTCCGAGTGCGGTTTGGACAGCGGGGTTGAATTTGATTGGATCATCACTAACGATGGCGACGCCCCCTTgttggaggagcagctgcagccaaTCCTGGAGCGAGCCGCCGCAGCGGCACGTCTGTGGAGCCCGCCCCTCaagcagtga
- the LOC137910214 gene encoding rho guanine nucleotide exchange factor 2-like, with product MSRLLESRRQDRMKEINLKNKEKERLKAREKEAREREARSSNGHLFTSLTVSSTTLCSSCSRSITAKEALSCPACNVTIHNRCRDSLASCAKMKQKQQKLAMARNSSSLQNVALRTKTPMMKERPTSAIYASDSLRQSLLGSRRVRSGLSLAKSVSTNNISGASEESVGLRRILSQSTESLNFRNRTLSMESLTDEGEWWWSPLLEELQAEGSCIQADSWSVVVEPAFLQTLHKDLIKQQDVIYELIQTEFHHVRTLRIMEGVFRRGMLEEMMLEAGVVHTIFPCLDQLLEWHSSFLSELLKRRMEGLVEGSASNFTIHRIGDLLLRQFSGQSADDMKKLYAEFCSRHPKAVKLYKEALTRDRRLQQFVRRVCRGPLLRRHGVQECILLVTQRLTKYPVLIQRILDNTKGNEKEAQALSQALFLLKELIGSVDKEVLELDRTRRLQEIQARLDPRAHAEVHGGGVFRGGELLRRKLVHEGSLLWKVQGSRMKDVQVLLMSDILVFLQEKDQKFTFASLDKSPVVSLNNLLVRNIANQERGMYLISASTPPEMYELYASSKDDRRTWMSRIQQTAVSCPSRDVFPLIETEDKALLRRLRADIQQKDREVLELLQERVTLFSDLVEATGREGEEEGGMELGTSSSKSPSSICRNLFRVDTPHAPQAELLLTTSIAEVDRLTELLLNPNIHKPAVASGNQVLRNGGSASLNGSGENRNSEDNNGNRLQERSLNQEICQRLVSLSTHLHALQAAVIRQDSTLELLVRTGTIPSSSTSGSAPGPRLSRSMSRDAGLDASGEAVLLRRQVELLQEEVTRLRLRGEEPVREGAVPGSRRISNGEISDVTQGEQLEHRPLAPLASQEPDDQLDGVQEGNEEAEEEMKISPRSDSPRDLQDIPEESECGADPS from the exons AACAAGGAGAAGGAGCGTCTGAAGGCGCGAGAGAAGGAGGCGCGAGAGAGGGAGGCGCGGTCGAGCAACGGTCACCTGTTCACCTCCCTCACGGTGTCCTCCACCACGCtgtgctcctcctgcagcaggagcatCACGGCCAAGGAGGCGCTCAGCTGCCCAg cTTGTAACGTCACCATCCACAACCGCTGCAGAGACAGTCTGGCCAGCTGCGCCAAGATGAAACAGAAG caacagaaGCTAGCGATGGCAAGAAACAGTTCATCTCTTCAAAATGTCGCCCTGCGGACCAAAA CTCCGATGATGAAGGAGCGTCCCACCTCGGCCATCTATGCCTCGGACAGTCTTCGTCAGTCTCTGCTCGGGTCCAGAAGAGTTCGCTCTGGTCTGTCGCTCGCCAAGAGTGTCTCTACCAACAACATCTCAGG GGCGAGTGAGGAGTCtgtgggtctcaggaggatctTGTCCCAGTCCACTGAGTCGTTGAACTTCAGAAACAGGACGTTGTCCATGGAGTCTCTGACTGATGAGG GAGAGTGGTGGTGgagccccctgctggaggagctgcaggcggaggGCAGCTGCATTCAGGCCGACAGCTGGAGCGTTGTGGTGGAACCCGCCTTCCTGCAGACGCTCCACAAAGACCTGATCAAGCAGCAGGACGTGATCTACG AACTCATCCAGACAGAGTTCCACCACGTGCGCACCCTGAGGATCATGGAGGGCGTGTTCCGCCGGGGGATGCTGGAGGAGATGATGCTGGAGGCGGGCGTGGTCCACACCATCTTCCCCTGCCTGGACCAGCTGCTGGAGTGGCACTCCAGCTTCCTGTCCGAGCTGCTCAAACGGAGGATGGAGGGCCTGGTGGAGGGCAGCGCCTCCAACTTCACCATACACCGGATCGGAGACCTGCTGCTCCGACAG TTTTCGGGACAGTCTGCAGACGACATGAAGAAGCTGTACGCCGAGTTCTGCAGTCGACACCCAAAAGCCGTGAAGCTCTACAAAGAGGCTTTGACCCGGGACCGAAGACTGCAACAGTTCGTCAGG CGTGTCTGTCGCGGTCCCCTGCTGCGGCGCCACGGCGTCCAGGAGTGCATCCTGCTGGTGACACAACGACTCACCAAGTACCCCGTCCTGATCCAGCGAATCCTGGACAACACCAAAG gcaaTGAGAAGGAGGCGCAGGCCCTGAGCCAGGCCCTGTTCCTCTTGAAGGAGCTCATCGGCTCGGTGGACAAGGAGGTCCTGGAGTTGGACCGAACCAGGAGGCTGCAGGAGATCCAGGCCCGCCTGGACCCCCGGGCCCACGCCGAGGTGCACGGGGGCGGGGTGTTCAGAGGAGGAGAACTGCTCCggagaaagctcgtccacgagGGCTCGCTTCTCTGGAAGGTGCAGGGCTCCAGAATGAAAG ATGTGCAGGTCCTGCTGATGTCAGACATCCTGGTGTTCCTTCAGGAGAAAGATCAGAAGTTCACCTTCGCATCACTG GACAAGTCTCCAGTGGTGTCTCTGAATAACCTGCTGGTCAGGAACATAGCCAATCAGGAGCGAGGGATGTACCTGATCAGCGCCTCCACCCCCCCAGAGATGTACGAGCTGTACGCATCATCAAAGGACGACCGGAGGACCTGGATGAGTCGCATCCAGCAGACGGCAGTCAG TTGTCCATCTAGAGACGTGTTTCCTCTCATTGAGACTGAAGACAAAGCTTTACTACGCAGACTCAGAG CTGACATCCAGCAGAAGGACAGGGAGGTGctggagctcctgcaggagCGAGTTACTCTGTTTTCTGACCTGGTGGAGGCgacaggaagagaaggagaagaagagggaggaaTGGAACTCGGTACTTCCTCCTCCAAGAGTCCCTCCTCCATCTGCAGGAACCTCTTCAGAGTGGACACTCCTCATGCTCCTCAGGCTGAGCTGCTCCTCACCACCTCCATTGCTGAGG TGGACAGACTcacggagctgctgctgaaccCCAACATCCACAAACCCGCCGTTGCCAGCGGCAACCAGGTGCTACGCA aTGGCGGCTCTGCTTCCCTCAATGGTTCCGGTGAGAACCGAAACTCCGAG gacaACAACGGTAACCGGCTGCAGGAGCGCTCTCTGAACCAG GAGATCTGTCAGCGACTGGTCAGTCTGAGCACTCACCTTCACGCCCTGCAG GCTGCTGTGATTCGTCAAGACTCAACCTTGGAGCTGTTGGTCAGAACAGGCACCATcccttcctcttctacgtctgGCTCCGCCCCCGGGCCCCGCCTCAGCCGATCGATGTCACGGGATGCTGGGCTGGACGCCAGTGGCGAGGCGGTACTGTTGCGGCGACaagtggagctgctgcaggaggaagtgACACGCCTACGGCTGCGGGGGGAGGAGCCAGTCAGAGAAGGGGCGGTCCCAGGCAGCAGGAGGATTAGCAATGGCGAGATTAGTGATGTCACCCAGGGGGAACAG CTCGAGCACCGCCCCCTTGCCCCATTGGCCAGCCAGGAACCCGATGACCAATTAGATGGTGTGCAGGAAGGGAacgaggaagcggaggaagagatgaagatCTCTCCTCGCTCGGACAGCCCCAGAG ACCTGCAGGACATCCCGGAGGAGAGCGAGTGTGGTGCTGACCCCAGTTAA
- the LOC137910225 gene encoding tropomyosin alpha-4 chain-like, which produces MNSGVKSIDSVRTKIQMLKEQAREAEEKVERQQEELAEERGKAEQAEMEVSKLKRTLELKEDELEKTTGRLTDALLSLGEVEKSADESERGKRMIETRVQKEEEKMETLTARLRDALDYTKSADLKYEEVSRSLAKVQQELERAEDRSERAESKCRLLDEELKCLQNSSKSLEAKAEKYSENEEKFEEKIRDLCKSLTEAEARAEDAERTRTTLERKVEQLEDDLEKAEDFGTEVQSKLDQYMEELSSF; this is translated from the exons ATGAATTCCGGCGTGAAGTCCATCGACTCGGTGAGGACGAAGATCCAGATGCTGAAGGAGCAGGCGAGGGAGGCCGAGGAGAAGGTGGAGCGCCAGCAGGAGGAGCTAGCGGAGGAGCGGGGGAAGGCGGAGCAG GCTGAGATGGAGGTGAGTAAACTGAAACGGACTTtggagctgaaggaggacgAGCTGGAGAAGACGACGGGACGACTGACCGACGCCCTGCTGAGCCTGGGGGAGGTGGAGAAGAGCGCCGACGAGAGCGAGAG GGGGAAGAGGATGATTGAGACCCGGgtccagaaggaggaggagaagatggagacgCTGACCGCCCGGCTGAGGGACGCCCTCGACTACACCAAGAGCGCCGACCTGAAATACGAGGAG GTGTCCCGGAGTCTGGCCAaggtgcagcaggaactggAGCGGGCCGAAGACCGGTCTGAGCGGGCCGAGAG caAGTGTCGCTTGTTGGACGAGGAGCTGAAGTGTCTCCAGAACAGTTCAAAGTCTCTGGAGGCCAAGGCTGAGAAG tACAGCGAGAATGAGGAGAAGTTTGAGGAGAAGATCAGGGACCTGTGCAAAAGCCTGACTGAG GCCGAGGCGAGGGCGGAGGACGCGGAACGGACCAGAACCACCCTGGAGCGGAAGGTGGAGCAACTGGAGG ATGATCTGGAAAAGGCGGAGGATTTCGGCACCGAGGTCCAGAGCAAACTGGACCAGTACATGGAGGAGCTGAGCAGCTTctga